In Thalassophryne amazonica chromosome 4, fThaAma1.1, whole genome shotgun sequence, a genomic segment contains:
- the LOC117509005 gene encoding olfactory receptor 52E8-like has translation MIYTNTCITTITDFVILGFPGLDPKYNAAVSVLLFFTYLAIVFGNLLILVFVGLDKRLYKPTYLIFCHLAMTDLLFGTVTLPKAISKYWWDDKIVSFGGCFTQMYFVHALGAIQSLLLLIMALDHFISVCLPLKYPVLITNNKISIACGLSWIFTFFRMMIIVFHALSLPYCDSNIIVQCYCDHISIVRLGCGENVRYVQRVALGFAMFSLLLPVSFILFSYTSIFVVILRMRTVERSYKTFSTCTPQLFITFLYYLPRCFAYVANNVGFSFNLDIHILVTLLYSLIPCVFNPLIYCFKTRDIKDSLMRKLTRAKVGMKQVLRKI, from the coding sequence ATGATTTATACAAATACGTGTATAACAACAATTACAGACTTTGTGATACTTGGATTTCCAggacttgacccaaaatataatgCAGCAGTGTCTGTTCTTCTTTTTTTCACTTATTTGGCTATTGTTTTTGGGAATCTTTTAATTTTAGTTTTTGTTGGGCTGGACAAGAGACTTTATAAGCCAACATACCTGATCTTTTGTCACCTGGCCATGACGGATTTATTATTTGGGACAGTGACTCTACCAAAAGCAATATCCAAATATTGGTGGGATGACAAGATTGTATCTTTCGGTGGCTGTTTTACTCAGATGTATTTTGTGCACGCCCTTGGTGCTATTCAGTCTCTGCTTCTACTGATTATGGCTCTCGATCATTTTATTTCAGTCTGTTTGCCTTTAAAATATCCTGTTCTCATTACAAACAACAAGATTTCCATTGCTTGTGGCTTGTCGTGGATCTTCACATTTTTTCGGATGATGATAATTGTCTTTCATGCTCTTTCTTTGCCGTACTGTGATTCAAACATCATTGTGCAGTGCTATTGTGACCACATTTCAATTGTAAGACTGGGATGTGGGGAGAATGTCAGATATGTTCAGAGAGTCGCACTTGGTTTTGCTATGTTTAGCCTGTTGcttccagtttcattcatattgttTTCTTATACTTCCATCTTTGTAGTTATTTTGAGGATGCGGACTGTGGAAAGAAGCTATAAAACCTTCTCCACTTGCACTCCGCAACTTTTCATTACTTTTTTGTATTACTTGCCAAGGTGTTTTGCCTATGTGGCTAATAATGTGGGATTTTCTTTCAACTTAGATATCCATATTTTAGTGACACTCTTGTACAGTCTCATTCCTTGTGTTTTTAATCCACTTATATATTGCTTCAAAACCAGAgacatcaaagacagtctgatgAGGAAGTTGACAAGAGCGAAAGTTGGAATGAAACAAGTTTTGAGAAAAATATAA